The Flavobacterium sp. 1 genome contains the following window.
GTGAGGGTTGGAAAACCTATTTCGGTTACCGAGCAAAACGAATATGAATCGATTGAAGAATACACGGAATTTTTGAGAAAAAAAACCTACATGCTGGCGAATCCGTTTGAAAAAGAAAATAATTTTTTGAATACCGCTAACCTAATACCTTCAAAACCTCCAAAAAAGATTGTTACTCCTGCCAGTACAGAGAAAATGATTGCCGAGGTAGAAGCTTTGAGAACAGCAGATCTTCGTCTTTTGCAAAGCAAAAATTACGAAGTATTTTTTGCCGAGGCCAAACAAATTCCAAATATCCTCCATGAAATTGGCCGTTTGCGCGAAATTACTTTTAGAGAAGTAGGCGAAGGAACTAACGAGTCCATTGACATTGACAAATATGATCAATATTACCGCCATCTCTTTTTGTGGGATGATGATACCAAACAAATTGCCGGGGCTTACCGCATGGGATTGGGATCCCATATTTATCCTAAATATGGCATTGAAGGTTTTTATTTGAATGGACTATTCCGTTTTGAGCCTGAACTTCACGATATGATGAGTAAGTCTATCGATATGGGAAGGGCTTTTATCATTAAAGATTATCAGCAAAAACCAATGCCGCTGTTCTTATTATGGAGAGGAATTATACATACTACTTTACACTATCCGGAACATAAATATTTATTGGGCGGTGTGAGCATCAGCAATCAATTTTCGGATTTCTCAAAATCTTTGATGATAGAGTTTATGAAATCCCACTATTATGATCCTTATATTGCGCAGTATGTACATCCTAAAAAAGAGTTCAAAGTTAAACTAAAAGATGCGGACAAAGATTTTATTTTTGATGAAGCTGAAGCCGATTTGAATAAATTTGACAAGCTGATTGACGAACTGGAACCAGGAATTTTAAGGCTTCCGGTGTTGATTAAAAAATACATTAAACAAAACGCAAAATTGGTTGCATTTAATGTTGACCCTTTATTCAACAATGCGATCGATGGATTAATGTACATTCGAATTTCAGATATCCCTGAAAGCACAATGAAACCCGTGATGGAAGAATTTCAGGCCGAATTGGAACGCAAGCTAAATGATAAGGAAGAACACGAACAAGAGTAAATCTCTTGGTTGATAAGTATAAAAAAGCCCGAAAATTTCGGGTTTTTTTATTTCCAAATAGATTCTTTTAAAATAGAATCGCAGGTATTATTTTCTACAAAATAAGTAATTCTCACTATTTGATAGCATATCAGAAAACAAGCTAGGAAATAAGCCAGTTTTTTATTGTACAAAATTCCATTGAAATACTCTTTTTTTGTAAATAATTCGGCTAATAAAACGAATATTGTCACTACGCAAAAAAGAACTACAAAAGGCCCCAAAATATGATAATAAAGGCTTTTATATAAATCTCCCTCATAGAAATAAACCAATGACTTTGTTATGCCGCAACCCGGACAAGGAAATCCTGTAAGCATCTTGAAGGGACATAAAGACTGATCCGTTTCAAGATGATTATTCTGATTGTGCAGCATTAAAAAAAACGGAATTACAAGGGTTAATACAGCCCCTATAATTCCGAGTATTTTGCGTTGTCGTTTCATTTCTTTATTAATACAGCTTGTTGATTTCGTTTTGTACAATCATTGCTGCAACCATTGGAAAAAACAAGCCTAAAATCAAATAAAGCAACGAATCATCTTTAACTTGTATTCCCATTCTTTTTTGAACAGCAGGCAAACCCTCTTTTCCAGCCAGATAAAAGAAATAGCCATTTATAGGATAGCAGCAGCCTGCAAAAATAGCTATAGGACTTGAGATAATTTCTCTCTCTGCAACTGCATTTAATACTTCAGATGCTTTTAAATTCCAATAAATTAAATACAGTCCACAGGTTAAAAAACTCAAAATTAACACTACAATTGGGTCAACTTTGAATGTTGGTATTGGATTTCTGGGCGTGTTCCAAGTTTCTTCTGTTTTGATTTCCATAACTTATAATTAAATGATTGATTAGATATTTGGACTAAATTATAAAAAATATCACAAACTCCTATTTTTTAAACAATTAAAAACCTTACAATATTAACTTTTCCCATACAAAGCTTTAATTTTATCAACAATCACCTGAGCTAACCGCTCATGGCTTTCGTAAGTCCAGCCAGCAATATGAGGGGTCAAAATCACTTTTCGTCCATCCAATAAATACTGGAAAGCTTCTGGAGTGTTTTTATCTTGAAAAAGGTTTTCAAAAGACAATTTCTCATATTCCAAAACATCCAATCCTGCACCAAGTACTTTACCAGATTGTATCGCGGTAACCAAATCGGCAGTTATTATGTTTTTCCCCCTTGAAGTATTGATGATCCAGATGTCTTTTGAGAAAGCATTAATAAAATCCGAATCCACCATCTTATCGGTTTCGGGCGTCCACGGAATGTGCAGGCTCAATACATCGGTTTTTTGTTGTAATTCCTTCAGTGAAACCTGTCTGGCATTGGCATCGCCCACATTTTCCTTAATGTCATAACACAACACTTCTACCTCAAAACCACGAAGTTTTTTAGCAAAAGCCTTTCCCATATTTCCGTATCCAATAATCCCGACCGTTTTGCCGTTGAGCTCATAACCGCGGTTTTTTTCTCTATTCCATTCGCCGGAACGGATCTCGCTGTCGGCTATATTTAATTTGTTGAACAAAGACAAAATCATTCCTAAAGTATGCTCGCCAACTGCGTTACAATTTCCTTCTGGAGCGGCTATTAGTGCTACATTCTTTGAGGTGGCATAATCACAATCAATACTTTCCAGACCCGCTCCTACTCTGGCTATAAACTGCAGATTTGTGGCTTTGTCCAAAAACTGTTTGTCTATTTTAAAACGGCTTCGGATAACGATTCCTTGATAATCTTGAATTTTAGCTTCAATTTCCTGTTTGGAAGAAGTAAAATCGGCGTGATTGATGAAACCAGCCTGTCCCAATTGTTCCCAAAGCAGGGGATGATTGCTGTCAATATGAAGGATTTTGATGTCCATATAAAAAATATTACTAAATTAGAGTTTCAAAATTAATTAAAAAATCACTGTTAATAACGGGTCAAGCGCATTAGCTTTAATAATAACCGCAAATTCGCAGATTTATTTATTGAAAAGCTGAATTTTAAATTTTGGACAAATTAATTCACTTTATCAATTCACTTCGCTCGTGTGCGCTAATTTTGCTGCAAGATATTGCTTCAGTATAGAGATTTTATTAAAAAAATACGAATCTGGAATAAGATAACTGATGTCACTGCCTTATGTTTATAATTTGAATCCAGAGTAATTAATTAACCTACAATGCTTAAATTAGCCATTTACTTTCAAATCCTAATAAAAAGATGAAATTAACCCAAACGTTTACTGCCTTTTTTCAAAGCGAAAAAGCGGGTGGTCTTTTGCTTCTTTTCGTAACCATAGTTTCCTTATTGCTGGCCAATTCCTCCATTCAAACGGAATATATCGCTTTTTGGGAAACCGAAATAGGGCATCATTCCATTACACATTGGATTAATGACGGGTTAATGACCATTTTCTTTTTACTTATTGGTTTAGAATTGGAACGTGAATTATATCACGGTGAATTGGCTAATATCAAAAACGCAGTTCTGCCCATTTTCGGAGCTTTGGGCGGAATGATTGTACCCGCGGGAATTTTTATGATTTTAAACCTCGGAACACTTACCCAAAACGGAGCTGGAATTCCTATGGCTACCGACATCGCTTTTGCTATTGGTGTTTTGTCATTATTAGGCAACCGCATTCCAGCCTCATTAAAAATCTTCCTGACAGCACTGGCCGTTATTGATGATTTGGGAGCAATTCTTGTCATTGCTCTATTTTATACACAAACCATCGCATTTAACAACCTGCTTATAGCTTTTGCCATCATGGGCTTCTTGTTTATCCTGAACCGACGTAAAGTGCATTATCTAATGCCTTATTTAATTGGAGGTGTTTTTATGTGGTATTTTATGCTGAATTCGGGGGTTCACGCAACCATAACGGGAGTATTACTGGCCTTTGTAATTCCGTTTGGCGATGGAGGAAAAGAAACAGCTTCGTACAGACTGCAGTATTTTCTGCATCATCCAGTAGCTTTTGTCATCCTCCCTTTATTCGCAATAGCTAATACCTGTATTCCAATACACACAAACTGGCATGAAGGGTTAAGCCATGAAAACTCAATAGGAATTATTTTAGGTCTTGTGGTAGGAAAACCGCTGGGAATTTGGCTTTTTTCTTTTCTTGCCGTGAGTTTGGGCATTAGTAAATTACCTAAAGATTTGAAATGGAAAAACATTTTGGGCGCAGGAATGCTCGGCGGCATCGGATTTACTATGTCTATTTTCATCACGTTATTGGCTTTTAAAAACGATGGAGAGGAAGTCATAACCTACTCAAAAATTGCAATTTTAATTGCTTCGTTTCTGTCTGGAACTTTTGGTTTTATATGGCTTAAACTGACTTTTAAAGAGACTGAAAAATCGATTAAAATCAAATAAATGAGATAAAAAACGTATTAAATAAATCTGAAAGAGAAATTTTATCCTTTCCTTTGCAGTACCATTGATTACAGGTATTAACCAAAACCTTGCAACAAAATATGCAATGAAAAAAATTTATTTTATCCCCTTATTGTGTTTTGTATTTTTATTCCAAAGCTGTTTCGAAGTCATTGAAGAGGTAAAAATGAAAGATGACGGAACAGGGCATTTTAATTTTGTAATTAATTTTAGCCAAAGCAAAACTAAAATCAATTCGGTTTTGAAGATGCAGAAAATCAACGGCTATACCATTCCTTCCAAAGAGGAAATTAAAAATGAGGCTTCAAAAATAGAAGCACTGGCACAGAACACCACAGGAATTTCCAACGTAAAAACCAATATCGACTTAACAAATTATATTTTTGCAATCGACTTGGATTTCCAAAAAATAAGCAGCCTGAACGCCGTTTTTTTAAAACTGAAAAACAGCAAAAAAATAAGCACAGCAATTGCTACGGACTATTTTACTTTCAATGATAAAAAGTTTGTCCGTAGCCAGAAAGTGCCTATAAAAACGCTTTACGATAAATTGGAAAAAGCGGATAAAGAAGTTTTTCAGACTGCAAAATACACTTCGGTTTACAAATTTGATTCGGTCATCAAATCTTTTACCAACAAAAATGCAGTCACGTCCAAAAGCAACAAAGCCATTAAACTAAACGGTTCTAT
Protein-coding sequences here:
- a CDS encoding GNAT family N-acyltransferase, which produces MGLVTAKEVAKAINTDKYGVFGTFSGWLLMKVLKISTLNKIYDRNKHLKELPFLNAILDEFQIKFEIPEEDFKRLPKDGAYITISNHPLGGIDGILLLKLMLEKEPNFKIIANFLLHRIDPMKPYIMPVNPFENHKDAKSSVVGIKETLRHLRDGKPLGMFPAGEVSTYKDGKLVVDKAWEEGAIKVIRKAQVPVVPIYFHAKNSRLFYFLSKINDTLRTAKLPSELLTQKDRIIKVRVGKPISVTEQNEYESIEEYTEFLRKKTYMLANPFEKENNFLNTANLIPSKPPKKIVTPASTEKMIAEVEALRTADLRLLQSKNYEVFFAEAKQIPNILHEIGRLREITFREVGEGTNESIDIDKYDQYYRHLFLWDDDTKQIAGAYRMGLGSHIYPKYGIEGFYLNGLFRFEPELHDMMSKSIDMGRAFIIKDYQQKPMPLFLLWRGIIHTTLHYPEHKYLLGGVSISNQFSDFSKSLMIEFMKSHYYDPYIAQYVHPKKEFKVKLKDADKDFIFDEAEADLNKFDKLIDELEPGILRLPVLIKKYIKQNAKLVAFNVDPLFNNAIDGLMYIRISDIPESTMKPVMEEFQAELERKLNDKEEHEQE
- a CDS encoding DUF2752 domain-containing protein, whose translation is MKRQRKILGIIGAVLTLVIPFFLMLHNQNNHLETDQSLCPFKMLTGFPCPGCGITKSLVYFYEGDLYKSLYYHILGPFVVLFCVVTIFVLLAELFTKKEYFNGILYNKKLAYFLACFLICYQIVRITYFVENNTCDSILKESIWK
- a CDS encoding DUF4234 domain-containing protein; amino-acid sequence: MEIKTEETWNTPRNPIPTFKVDPIVVLILSFLTCGLYLIYWNLKASEVLNAVAEREIISSPIAIFAGCCYPINGYFFYLAGKEGLPAVQKRMGIQVKDDSLLYLILGLFFPMVAAMIVQNEINKLY
- a CDS encoding 2-hydroxyacid dehydrogenase, translating into MDIKILHIDSNHPLLWEQLGQAGFINHADFTSSKQEIEAKIQDYQGIVIRSRFKIDKQFLDKATNLQFIARVGAGLESIDCDYATSKNVALIAAPEGNCNAVGEHTLGMILSLFNKLNIADSEIRSGEWNREKNRGYELNGKTVGIIGYGNMGKAFAKKLRGFEVEVLCYDIKENVGDANARQVSLKELQQKTDVLSLHIPWTPETDKMVDSDFINAFSKDIWIINTSRGKNIITADLVTAIQSGKVLGAGLDVLEYEKLSFENLFQDKNTPEAFQYLLDGRKVILTPHIAGWTYESHERLAQVIVDKIKALYGKS
- the nhaA gene encoding Na+/H+ antiporter NhaA; this translates as MKLTQTFTAFFQSEKAGGLLLLFVTIVSLLLANSSIQTEYIAFWETEIGHHSITHWINDGLMTIFFLLIGLELERELYHGELANIKNAVLPIFGALGGMIVPAGIFMILNLGTLTQNGAGIPMATDIAFAIGVLSLLGNRIPASLKIFLTALAVIDDLGAILVIALFYTQTIAFNNLLIAFAIMGFLFILNRRKVHYLMPYLIGGVFMWYFMLNSGVHATITGVLLAFVIPFGDGGKETASYRLQYFLHHPVAFVILPLFAIANTCIPIHTNWHEGLSHENSIGIILGLVVGKPLGIWLFSFLAVSLGISKLPKDLKWKNILGAGMLGGIGFTMSIFITLLAFKNDGEEVITYSKIAILIASFLSGTFGFIWLKLTFKETEKSIKIK